Within the Herbaspirillum sp. RTI4 genome, the region TGCGCTGAATGTGCCGGTCCTGACTTTCTGTGACGTCAGCGTTGACCGGCGTGCCGCCGGATCCTTCGATACGGGATTGCATCCCTACTCAGGACGAACGGTTGGAGGGGAGGGCAACGTGAAAACAGCACTAGGGCGTGTTGACGTTTCATTTGCGAGTGCGAACGCGCGGCAGGCGGTAACTGCCTGGGCGCAGCGACACGTCGTAGCGGGACTGCGGCAAGGAGCTGCAACAACGGCAGGCGACGCCTGCCGCACTTTCTGGCGGAAACGCATCTCACAAATGAAGCATCAACACGCCCTAGTCATTGAACTTGAATGCACTGCCTTCCCTTCGTCCTGAGCAGGAGCAGCGCTCCGTATCGAAGGATCCGGCGGCACGCCGGGCTGATCCATCAACCGTTCTCTTTAAGGCTTATCGTAAAATAGCGCATTGCCGGATAAATCCTGGCCTCCCTGCCTGATTGGATGCACGTATGCTGCGACTGACTGAACTACAACTCCCCATTGACCACACTGACGACGACCTGCAAGCCGCGCTCCTGGCGCGCCTTGGCATTGAGGTCGATCAGCTACTGGGTTTCACTATTTTTCGGCGCAGCTACGATGCGCGCAAAAAGTCGGCTGTCACGCTGACCTATGCGCTTGATGTCGATGTGCGCGATCAGGTGGCGGTGTTGCTGGCAATGGCAGGCAGTCGCAATGTGGTGCTGTCGCCGGACATGGAATACCGTTACGTCACGCAAGCGCCGGCCGGGTTGGCTTCGCGTCCGGTCGTGGTCGGCACCGGCCCCTGCGGTTTGTTTGCCGCGCTGATTCTGGCGCAGATGGGGTTTCGTCCCATTGTTCTGGAGCGCGGTAAAGCGGTGCGGGAACGTACCAAGGACACCTGGGGCATGTGGCGCAAGGGAGAACTCAATCCCGAATCGAATGTGCAGTACGGCGAGGGCGGTGCCGGGACTTTTTCGGATGGCAAGTTGTACAGCCAGATCAAGGACCCGATGCACTACGGGCGCAAGGTGCTGATTGAATTCGTCAAGGCCGATGCGCCGCCTGAAATCATGTATGTCAGCAAACCGCACATCGGTACTTTCCGGCTGGTCAAGATGGTCGAGCAGATGCGCGAAACCATCGAGGCGCTGGGTGGGGAATACCGTTTCGAGCAGCGCGTCGACGATATCGACATCGCCGATGGCAAAGTGCGCGGGCTGGTGATGGCAGACGGGACGTATCTGGCGGCCGACCATGTGGTGCTGGCGATCGGCCACAGCGCGCGCGATACCTTCGAGATGCTGCATCGGCGCGGGG harbors:
- a CDS encoding NAD(P)/FAD-dependent oxidoreductase, yielding MLRLTELQLPIDHTDDDLQAALLARLGIEVDQLLGFTIFRRSYDARKKSAVTLTYALDVDVRDQVAVLLAMAGSRNVVLSPDMEYRYVTQAPAGLASRPVVVGTGPCGLFAALILAQMGFRPIVLERGKAVRERTKDTWGMWRKGELNPESNVQYGEGGAGTFSDGKLYSQIKDPMHYGRKVLIEFVKADAPPEIMYVSKPHIGTFRLVKMVEQMRETIEALGGEYRFEQRVDDIDIADGKVRGLVMADGTYLAADHVVLAIGHSARDTFEMLHRRGVYMEAKPFSVGFRIEHPQSLIDRARFGPSAGHPILGAADYKLVHHAANGRSVYSFCMCPGGTVVAAASEPGRLVTNGMSQYSRNERNANSAIVVGITPADYPGHALAGIEFQRQWETRAFELGGSNYHAPGQLVSDFLAQRPSTALGTVTPSYQPGVALVDLAAALPAYATEAIREALPAFDKQIRGFSMGDAVLTGVETRTSSPVRIRRDDRSLQSINTVGLFPAGEGAGYAGGILSAAVDGIKVAEALALSMVAG